The following proteins are encoded in a genomic region of Panthera leo isolate Ple1 chromosome F2, P.leo_Ple1_pat1.1, whole genome shotgun sequence:
- the NDUFB9 gene encoding NADH dehydrogenase [ubiquinone] 1 beta subcomplex subunit 9: MAFCAPGAYLTHQQKVLRLYKRALRHLESYCVHRDKYRYFACLLRARFEEHKNEKDMVKATQLLREAEEEFWHNQHPQPYVFPESPGGTSYERYECYKVPEWCLDDWHPSEKAMYPDYFAKREQWKKLQRESWEREVKQLQEETPLGGPNTEALPPARKEGDLPPLWWHIVTRPRERPM; encoded by the exons ATGGCGTTCTGCGCGCCGGGTGCCTACCTGACCCACCAGCAGAAGGTGTTGCGGCTTTATAAGCGGGCGCTGCGCCACCTGGAGTCGTATTGTGTCcacag GGACAAATACCGTTACTTTGCTTGTTTGCTGAGAGCTCGGTTTGAAGAACATAAGAATGAAAAGGATATGGTGAAGGCCACCCAACTgctgagggaggcagaggaagaattcTGGCACAATCAGCACCCTCAGCCGTACGTCTTCCCCGAGTCTCCAGGAGGGACCTCCTACGAGAGATATGAGTGCTACAAG GTTCCTGAGTGGTGCTTAGACGACTGGCATCCGTCCGAGAAGGCGATGTATCCAGACTACTTTGCCAAGAGAGAGCAGTGGAAGAAGCTGCAGAGGGAGAGCTGGGAGCGGGAG GTCAAGCAGCTGCAGGAGGAAACCCCACTCGGTGGTCCCAACACTGAAGCTTTGCCCCCGGCCCGAAAGGAAGGCGATTTGCCCCCCCTGTGGTGGCATATTGTGACCAGGCCCCGGGAGCGGCCcatgtag